The following are encoded in a window of Impatiens glandulifera chromosome 5, dImpGla2.1, whole genome shotgun sequence genomic DNA:
- the LOC124938806 gene encoding stromal 70 kDa heat shock-related protein, chloroplastic-like yields MAASTAQIHVLGGSAAFSSTSKRHNGNSPRTVFLGQGIKGGAAPSRTLKMKTKSSSKGNPMRIVAEKVVGIDLGTTNSAVAAMEGGKPVIVTNSEGQRTTPSVVAYTKVGDLLVGQIAKRQAVVNSQNTFFSVKRFIGRKMSEVDEEAKQVSYTVVRDENGNVKLECPAMGKQFAAEEISAQVLRKLVDDASKFLNDKVTKAVVTVPAYFNDSQRTATKDAGRIAGLEVLRIINEPTAASLAYGFEKKSNETILVFDLGGGTFDVSVLEVGDGVFEVLSTSGDTHLGGDDFDKRIVDWMAANFKKDEGIDLLKDKQALQRLTETAEKAKMELSSLTQTNISLPFITATADGPKHIETTLTRAKFEELCSDLLDRLKRPVENSLRDAKLSFSDLDEVILVGGSTRIPAVQELVKRLTGKEPNVSVNPDEVVALGAAVQAGVLSGDVSNIVLLDVIPLSLGLETLGGVMTKIIPRNTTLPTSKSEVFSTAADGQTSVEINVLQGEREFVRDNKSIGSFRLDGIPPAPRGVPQIEVKFDIDANGILSVAAIDKGTGKKQDITITGASTLPNDEVERMVQEAEKYAKEDKEKRDAIDTKNQADSVVYQTEKQLKELGEKVPGPVKEKVEAKLSELKDAISGGSTQGMKDAITALNQEVMQLGQSLYNQPGAAASPGDGPGPSETSNKGGPEGDVIDADFTDNNN; encoded by the exons ATGGCAGCATCAACTGCTCAGATTCATGTTCTAGGAGGGTCTGCTGCTTTTTCTTCCACTTCGAAGCGTCATAATGGAAATTCTCCGAGGACTGTGTTCCTCGGTCAGGGAATAAAAGGCGGCGCGGCTCCCTCTCGTACGCTGAAGATGAAGACAAAATCCTCCAGCAAGGGCAACCCCATGAGAATTGTGGCAGAAAAGGTCGTGGGTATAGATCTGGGGACGACGAATTCAGCTGTGGCGGCTATGGAAGGAGGTAAACCGGTGATTGTTACGAACTCCGAGGGGCAAAGGACTACTCCATCGGTGGTGGCGTACACCAAGGTTGGGGATCTTCTTGTTGGGCAGATTGCGAAACGACAGGCTGTGGTTAATTCCCAGAACACGTTCTTCTCTGTCAAGAGGTTCATTGGGCGCAAGATGTCGGAGGTTGATGAGGAGGCCAAACAGGTCTCTTATACTGTTGTGCGCGACGAGAATGGAAATGTGAAGCTCGAATGTCCGGCGATGGGCAAGCAGTTTGCTGCCGAGGAAATTTCTGCTCAG gttttgagGAAGCTGGTAGATGATGCTTCAAAGTTTTTGAATGATAAAGTTACAAAAGCTGTGGTGACAGTGCCTGCTTACTTTAATGATTCCCAGAGGACAGCAACTAAGGATGCTGGTCGAATAGCTGGTCTTGAGGTTCTAAGGATCATAAATGAACCAACGGCTGCATCATTGGCATatggttttgaaaagaagagcAACGAAACAATTTTAGTGTTTGACCTTGGAGGTGGTACCTTTGATGTTTCAG TTCTTGAGGTTGGAGATGGGGTGTTTGAAGTTCTTTCTACATCGGGTGATACTCATCTTGGTGGGGATGATTTCGACAAG AGAATTGTGGATTGGATGGCTGCTAATTTTAAGAAGGATGAAGGTATAGATTTATTGAAGGACAAGCAAGCTCTTCAGCGTCTAACTGAGACAGCAGAGAAGGCGAAAATGGAATTATCATCTTTGACCCAGACAAACATTAG TTTGCCTTTCATCACAGCTACTGCTGATGGACCCAAACACATTGAAACTACTCTTACAAGAGCAAAGTTTGAAGAACTGTGCTCAGATTTGCTTGACAG GTTAAAAAGACCTGTTGAAAACTCATTGAGAGATGCAAAGCTCTCGTTCAGTGATCTGGATGAAGTGATATTGGTTGGCGGATCAACAAGGATTCCTGCTGTTCAGGAACTAGTCAAGAGATTGACTGGCAAGGAGCCTAATGTCTCTGTAAATCCTGATGAAGTGGTGGCTCTAGGTGCTGCTGTTCAG GCTGGTGTTTTGTCTGGAGATGTGAGCAATATTGTTCTTCTTGATGTAATACCTTTGTCCTTGGGTTTGGAAACACTTGGTGGTGTGATGACTAAAATCATCCCAAGAAATACAACTTTGCCCACATCAAAGTCAGAGGTTTTCTCAACAGCAGCCGATGGACAGACCAGTGTAGAGATTAATGTCCTCCAAGGTGAAAGAGAGTTTGTTAGGGACAACAAGTCTATTGGAAGCTTCCGTCTGGATGGAATTCCCCCAGCTCCTCGTGGAGTTCCTCAAATTGAAGTCAAATTTGACATTGATGCAAATGGTATTCTCTCTGTTGCTGCAATTGATAAGGGCACAGGGAAGAAGCAAGATATTACCATTACTGGTGCTAGCACATTGCCAAATGATGAG GTAGAAAGAATGGTGCAAGAAGCTGAAAAGTATGCAAAGGAAGACAAGGAAAAGAGAGATGCTATAGACACAAAGAACCAAGCAGATTCTGTGGTGTATCAGACAGAAAAGCAGCTTAAAGAATTAGGAGAGAAGGTTCCAGGTCCAGTGAAGGAGAAGGTGGAGGCAAAACTGTCTGAGTTGAAGGATGCTATATCTGGCGGTTCTACACAGGGCATGAAGGATGCCATTACTGCACTTAACCAGGAGGTAATGCAGCTCGGCCAGTCCCTCTATAACCAACCAGGAGCAGCAGCATCACCAGGAGATGGCCCGGGCCCCTCCGAGACATCTAACAAGGGAGGACCAGAAGGTGATGTGATCGATGCAGACTTCACCGACAACAACAATTGA